A window from Nomascus leucogenys isolate Asia chromosome 24, Asia_NLE_v1, whole genome shotgun sequence encodes these proteins:
- the FNDC10 gene encoding fibronectin type III domain-containing protein 10, giving the protein MRAPPLLLLLAACAPPPCAAAAPTPPGWEPTPDAPWCPYKVLPEGPEAGGGRLCFRSPARGFRCQAPGCALHAPAGRSLRASVLRNRSVLLQWRLAPAAARRVRAFALNCSWRGAYTRFPCERVLLGASCRDYLLPDVHDGVLYRLCLQPLPLRAGPAAAAAPETPEPAECVEFTAEPAGMQDIVVAMTAVGGSICVMLVVICLLVAYITENLMRPALARPGLRRHP; this is encoded by the coding sequence ATGCGCGCcccgccgctgctgctgctgctggccgcCTGCGCGCCGCCGCCCTGCGCCGCGGCCGCCCCGACGCCGCCGGGCTGGGAGCCGACCCCCGACGCGCCCTGGTGCCCCTACAAGGTTCTGCCCGAGGGCCCCGAGGCGGGCGGCGGGCGCCTGTGCTTCCGCAGCCCCGCGCGCGGCTTCCGCTGCCAGGCTCCGGGCTGCGCGCTGCACGCCCCGGCCGGCCGCTCCCTGCGCGCCAGCGTCCTGCGCAACCGCAGCGTCCTCCTGCAGTGGCGCCTGGCCCCGGCCGCCGCGCGCCGCGTGCGCGCCTTCGCGCTCAACTGCTCGTGGCGCGGCGCCTACACGCGCTTCCCGTGCGAGCGCGTGCTCCTCGGGGCCTCCTGCCGCGACTACCTGCTGCCCGACGTGCACGACGGCGTCCTCTACCGCCTGTGCCTGCAGCCGCTGCCGCTGCGCGCTgggcccgccgccgccgccgcgccagAGACCCCCGAGCCCGCCGAGTGCGTGGAGTTCACCGCCGAGCCGGCCGGCATGCAGGACATCGTGGTGGCCATGACGGCGGTGGGCGGCTCCATCTGCGTCATGCTGGTGGTCATCTGCCTGCTGGTGGCCTACATCACCGAGAACCTCATGCGCCCGGCCCTCGCGCGCCCCGGCCTGCGCAGACACCCCTGA